A window of the Brassica oleracea var. oleracea cultivar TO1000 chromosome C1, BOL, whole genome shotgun sequence genome harbors these coding sequences:
- the LOC106294984 gene encoding josephin-like protein gives MSRRACKRVSFCPNPEATDEPIFSKHHDRRKVVMIGFLGCGLRSSPAARKLMRRIGDSFARTLRFMSFGRNKTDKTSSSLLLSSSSASSSSSIYMKRSKSLAESESHRAEAIEDCIQFLNSSFSLTRSNSVPTWSS, from the coding sequence ATGTCAAGAAGAGCATGCAAACGAGTAAGTTTCTGCCCGAACCCAGAAGCCACAGACGAGCCCATATTCTCAAAACATCACGACCGGAGAAAGGTGGTTATGATCGGATTTCTCGGTTGTGGTCTGAGGAGCTCCCCTGCCGCCAGGAAGCTGATGCGACGTATTGGGGATAGTTTCGCCAGAACGCTGCGTTTTATGTCCTTCGGGAGGAATAAGACTGACAAAACGTCGTCGTCGTTATTGCTGTCTTCCTCGTCTGCTTCTTCTTCGTCGTCTATTTATATGAAAAGGTCAAAGTCTCTAGCTGAGTCGGAGTCTCACAGAGCAGAAGCTATTGAAGACTGCATTCAGTTCTTGAACTCTTCTTTTTCTCTGACCAGATCAAACTCTGTCCCAACGTGGTCTTCTTGA
- the LOC106340616 gene encoding uncharacterized protein LOC106340616, which yields MFGYFCITVRIQFQFFLFGFRQSFRTSLTPNVLSNASRHSISRTQFICLSKSTGDGTSDSDLDPPKPEGDSRRQELLARIAMLQTSKVRLTDFLDERSDYLTKFAEEANAEFDKVGEDAMKDLDEASSRILENIESKMQAFEESAGLNRLEIEENDNKLAEFEEKIVEDRNEGLFFKSLRDKKPVDVEKAKEETEKIQEVTKVSAGSKSRRNIYLGLIGILVVSIADSFVSSPDWRKVAVLGGILVALVTQFVYEQTLLSEEVGKGKGNKKE from the exons ATGTTCGGATATTTTTGTATAACGGTCCGGATCCAGTTTCAGTTTTTCCTGTTCGGGTTTAGGCAATCTTTTCGGACATCTTTAACACCAAATGTTCTGTCCAATGCCTCAAGACATTCCATTTCAAGAACTCAGTTCATCTGTCTCTCGAAATCCACGGGAGATGGAACTTCAGATTCCGATCTCGATCCTCCAAAGCCCGAAGGAGATTCCCGGAGACAAGAACTCTTGGCCAGGATCGCCATGCTTCAGACATCGAAAGTCCGTTTAACTGACTTCCTGGACGAACGTTCAGATTACCTCACCAAGTTTGCCGAAGAAGCCAACGCTGAGTTTGACAAGGTTGGTGAAGACGCCATGAAAGACCTCGACGAAGCAAGCTCAAGG ATATTAGAGAACATTGAGAGCAAGATGCAAGCGTTTGAGGAATCTGCGGGGTTGAACAGGTTGGAGATAGAGGAGAACGATAACAAGTTGGCTGAGTTCGAGGAGAAGATCGTGGAAGACAGGAACGAAGGATTGTTCTTCAAGAGCTTACGAGATAAAAAGCCTGTGGATGTAGAGAAAGCTAAAGAGGAGACAGAGAAAATACAAGAGGTTACCAAAGTAAGTGCAGGATCAAAGTCAAGAAGGAACATTTACCTCGGTTTGATTGGGATCTTGGTTGTATCAATTGCTGATTCGTTTGTTTCTTCACCGGATTGGAGAAAAGTAGCGGTTCTTGGAGGTATTCTTGTCGCACTGGTCACTCAGTTCGTATATGAGCAGACATTGTTATCAGAAGAAGTAGGTAAGGGTAAAGGAAACAAGAAGGAATGA
- the LOC106323856 gene encoding putative serine/threonine-protein kinase — MHFNCFGLLDMCKGNDHLGQKEAEEICTNNVRVFSYNSLRSATDNFHPTNRIGGGGFGVVFRGVLRDGTQVAVKSLSAESKQGTREFLTEINLISNIHHPNLVNLIGCCVEGHNRILVYEYLENNSLSSVLLGSRSKYVPLDWSKRAAICVGTASGLAFLHEEVEPPVVHRDIKASNVLLDRNFSPKIGDFGLAKLFPDNVTHVSTRVAGTVGYLAPEYALLGQLTKKADVYSFGILVLEVISGGSSSRAAFTDEFLVLVEWVWKLREEGRLLECVDPDLTKFPQDEVIRFIKVALFCTQAAAQKRPNMKQVVEMLSRKEINLNEAALTEPGVYRGVNKGRNHRGLGLRGGTSQESSSTQGYKGKSSAAPQGSSSASVITFQSITEMAPR, encoded by the exons ATGCACTTTAATTGCTTTGGACTTCTTGATATGTGCAAAGGAAATGATCATCTTGGACAAAAAGAAGCTGAAG AGATTTGCACCAACAATGTGAGAGTCTTTTCGTATAACTCATTAAGATCAGCCACAGATAATTTCCATCCAACCAATAGAATCGGTGGTGGTGGCTTTGGTGTTGTCTTCAGG GGAGTACTGAGAGATGGCACACAAGTAGCTGTGAAATCACTTTCAGCGGAATCAAAACAAGGCACACGCGAGTTCTTGACCGAGATCAACTTGATTTCCAACATTCATCATCCTAACCTTGTTAACCTCATTGGCTGCTGCGTCGAAGGACACAATAGGATTCTTGTCTATGAGTACCTTGAGAACAATAGTCTTTCTAGTGTTTTGCTTG GTTCGAGGAGTAAGTATGTTCCTCTTGATTGGTCCAAACGTGCTGCTATTTGCGTTGGGACAGCTTCTGGTTTAGCTTTCTTGCACGAGGAAGTGGAGCCTCCGGTTGTTCACCGCGACATCAAGGCGAGTAATGTCTTACTAGACAGAAACTTTTCTCCCAAGATTGGAGATTTTGGTCTTGCAAAGCTTTTTCCTGACAATGTCACTCATGTCAGTACCAGAGTCGCTGGAACAGT GGGATACTTGGCTCCTGAATACGCACTTCTAGGCCAGTTAACAAAAAAGGCAGACGTTTACAGCTTTGGGATACTTGTGCTTGAAGTCATTAGTGGTGGTAGTAGCAGCAGAGCCGCCTTTACAGACGAGTTCTTGGTTCTGGTCGAATGG GTATGGAAGTTGAGAGAAGAAGGGAGGCTACTAGAGTGCGTGGATCCAGACCTAACCAAGTTTCCACAAGACGAAGTAATACGGTTCATCAAAGTAGCTCTTTTCTGCACTCAAGCTGCGGCACAGAAGAGACCAAACATGAAGCAAGTGGTGGAGATGCTTAGCAGGAAAGAGATTAACCTCAACGAGGCAGCCTTAACGGAACCTGGTGTCTATAGAGGTGTCAACAAGGGGCGCAACCACCGTGGCCTTGGTCTTAGAGGTGGCACCTCACAGGAGAGCTCATCAACACAAGGTTACAAAGGGAAAAGTTCAGCGGCTCCTCAAGGGTCGTCTTCGGCTTCAGTTATTACATTTCAGAGCATTACAGAGATGGCTCCTAGATGA
- the LOC106297793 gene encoding lactosylceramide 4-alpha-galactosyltransferase-like — protein sequence MDNVVAKKATAMFNHRRLNRSRSSLFTAFAASVISLIVFTIFIVSHVLVRDFSEVVTIEIKTVVPYLPLRSEKEQSNYTITVTESNNLHVLDVFGGRDVSEKFQQRATEFSRDDCEVNFMMTWISPAEMFGKREILSVESVFKSHPKGCLIILSSTMDSPLGFRILKPFLDRGYRVTAITPNLPYLLKDTAGETWLEEIQTGKRDPGKISLAQNLSNLMRLAYLFKFGGVYLDTDMIVLKSFKRLRNVIGAQTLEPVSRNWTRLNNAVLIFDKDHPLLLKCIEEFALTFNGNVWGHNGPYLVSRVARAVEGNVGYNFTVMTPSAFYSVNWVEIEKLFKVPRTEKDLKRVQVKVLEMQRRSYGLHLWNKFSSKFEIEEGSAMDKIVTDHCVICEKVTAS from the coding sequence ATGGATAACGTAGTCGCCAAGAAAGCCACGGCGATGTTTAACCACCGGCGTTTAAACCGCTCTCGATCATCACTGTTCACAGCGTTTGCTGCCTCAGTTATATCTCTCATCGTTTTCACGATCTTCATCGTCTCTCATGTACTGGTTAGAGACTTCTCCGAGGTTGTGACGATAGAGATCAAGACGGTCGTTCCTTACTTACCTCTGAGGTCAGAGAAAGAGCAGAGTAACTATACGATCACAGTCACGGAGAGTAACAATCTTCACGTTCTCGACGTTTTTGGAGGCAGAGACGTGTCGGAGAAGTTTCAGCAGAGAGCAACAGAGTTTTCGAGAGATGATTGCGAAGTCAACTTCATGATGACGTGGATCTCTCCCGCGGAGATGTTCGGTAAGAGAGAGATCTTGTCGGTAGAAAGCGTGTTTAAGTCTCATCCTAAAGGCTGCTTGATCATTTTATCTTCAACAATGGATTCTCCTCTAGGGTTTAGAATCTTGAAACCGTTTCTTGATCGTGGCTACAGAGTTACAGCTATAACTCCTAACTTGCCTTATCTGCTCAAGGACACGGCCGGAGAAACATGGCTCGAGGAGATTCAGACAGGGAAACGAGATCCTGGGAAGATCTCTTTAGCTCAGAACCTCTCGAACCTCATGAGACTCGCGTACTTGTTCAAGTTCGGAGGTGTTTATCTAGACACTGACATGATAGTGCTGAAGAGTTTCAAACGCTTAAGGAACGTGATCGGTGCGCAGACTCTCGAACCGGTTTCGAGAAACTGGACGAGGTTAAACAATGCGGTTTTGATCTTCGACAAGGACCATCCTCTCTTGCTAAAATGCATTGAAGAGTTCGCGTTGACTTTTAACGGAAACGTTTGGGGTCATAACGGACCGTACCTTGTCTCTAGAGTGGCTAGAGCCGTGGAAGGAAACGTGGGATATAACTTTACTGTCATGACACCTTCTGCGTTTTATTCGGTTAATTGGGTTGAGATTGAGAAGCTCTTCAAGGTTCCAAGAACAGAGAAGGACTTGAAGAGAGTTCAAGTCAAGGTTCTTGAGATGCAGAGGAGAAGCTATGGGTTGCATTTGTGGAATAAGTTTAGTAGTAAGTTTGAGATTGAAGAAGGTAGTGCCATGGATAAAATTGTTACAGATCATTGTGTGATCTGTGAGAAAGTCACTGCATCATAA
- the LOC106323619 gene encoding mucin-5AC-like, producing the protein MWNHDRDEELSLFLEMRRREKEHRGESLIAGSDNISMNGALTTAVSAALSGIYSETVSSQRYPLRRTAAENFLYSENEKSDYDWLLTPPGTPQFEKESHRSVMNQSDAPNSRPTVLKSRLGNCGEEMISGNNIKTQMSSFSGPSSVAGLKRPSSSCSSRSTSRPSTPTRKSTTRPSTPTRRSTTTTTSTTRPVTTTRASTSRSSTPNSRATLSAARATASTSAPRTTTSTGSARSATPTRSKTQPSSAPSKKPLSRPATPTRRPSTPTGPSIVSSKAPSRGTSPTPTVKSSRPPEMPGFSLEAPPNLRTTLPNRPALASRGRPGVASAPGSRSSSIERGSGGMGHSRRQSCSPSRGHAPIGNTNGSLPGARVRGKANNDSFSPVAMGNKMVERVVNMRKLGPPRLTENGGRGNVKSNSAFNNLGYGRNLSKSSIDMALRHMDIRRGMTGNLRPLVTKVPASAMYSVRSRSTSVTNSPVATSSTISSSELSIDNINILCLDGNEAENDDLLSERSYS; encoded by the exons ATGTGGAACCACGACAGAGATGAAGAACTTTCTCTGTTCCTTGAGATGCGTCGACGTGAGAAAGAACACAGAGGAGAATCTCTCATAGCAG GTTCTGATAATATTAGTATGAACGGAGCGTTGACGACTGCTGTGTCCGCGGCGCTCTCTGGTATCTACTCCGAAACGGTGTCGTCTCAACGTTATCCTCTCCGGAGAACCGCCGCTGAGAATTTCTTGTACTCAGAGAATGAGAAATCTGATTACGATTG GCTGCTTACACCTCCAGGCACGCCACAGTTTGAGAAAGAGTCACACAGGAGCGTAATGAATCAGAGTGATGCTCCCAACTCTCGCCCCACGGTTCTTAAATCTCGG CTTGGGAACTGTGGTGAAGAGATGATCTCAGGGAACAATATTAAGACCCAAATGTCCTCGTTCTCCGGACCGAGCTCTGTAGCTGGACTCAAAAGACCATCTTCATCATGTAGCTCAAGGTCAACGAGTAGACCATCCACACCAACCAGAAAGTCAACGACTAGACCTTCCACACCGACCAGAAGGTCTACAACTACAACCACCTCCACAACAAGGCCTGTGACCACCACCAGAGCTTCAACCTCTAGATCCTCAACACCCAACTCACGTGCCACCTTATCTGCCGCCCGTGCTACTGCCTCTACATCGGCTCCACGCACCACAACATCAACCGGTTCAGCTAGATCAGCTACTCCAACTCGGTCTAAAACTCAGCCATCGTCTGCACCTTCTAAAAAACCTCTATCAAGGCCGGCCACACCTACCCGCAGACCTTCAACCCCGACCGGTCCATCAATAGTTTCCAGTAAAGCTCCCTCTCGAGGAACTTCTCCGACTCCAACTGTGAAGTCGTCAAGGCCGCCAGAGATGCCTGGTTTCTCTTTAGAAGCCCCACCGAATCTGAGGACCACTTTACCAAACAGACCAGCCTTAGCTTCAAGAGGCAGACCTGGAGTAGCCTCTGCACCAGGCTCAAGATCGTCTTCCATAGAACGCGGCAGTGGTGGCATGGGACATTCAAGAAGGCAATCTTGTTCTCCTTCCAGAGGTCATGCGCCTATTGGAAACACCAACGGGAGCCTCCCTGGTGCACGTGTGCGAGGAAAGGCTAACAACGATAGCTTTAGCCCTGTGGCTATGGGAAATAAAATGGTCGAGAGAGTGGTGAATATGAGGAAACTAGGTCCACCAAGGCTAACAGAGAACGGTGGTCGAGGAAACGTGAAATCCAACTCAGCTTTTAACAACCTTGGGTATGGGAGAAACCTCTCCAAGAGCTCCATCGATATGGCCTTAAGACATATG GATATAAGACGAGGCATGACAGGGAACCTCCGGCCGCTGGTGACGAAAGTTCCGGCGTCAGCAATGTACAGCGTGAGAAGCCGGTCGACTAGTGTCACGAACTCTCCGGTAGCTACGAGCAGTACTATCAGCTCATCAGAACTGAGTATTGACAATATCAACATTTTGTGCTTAGATGGGAACGAGGCTGAAAACGATGATCTTCTCAGCGAGAGAAGCTATTCTTGA